TTCCATGACGTAGACTCAAATGAGATGGCATTCAGAATCGCAGGTTCTATGGGCTTTAGGAAGGGGGCGCTTGATGCGAATCCTGTATTACTTGAACCAGTAATGAAGGTTGAAGTAATCACTCCTGAAGACAACATGGGTGATGTTGTAGGCGATTTAAACCGTCGTCGTGGTTTAATCGAAGGAATGGAAGATGCGCCAGGTGGATTGAGACAAATCAATGCACTAGTTCCGTTATCTGAAATGTTCGGTTACGCAACGGATCTTCGTTCTGCTACGCAGGGCCGTGCTTCATACGCTATGGAGTTTGTGAAGTACAGTGAAGCGTCTAAAAATGTGGCAGACGTAATAATTGCAGCTCGCGCTGTTAAGTAATTTAAGTTCGGTCCGATCTGTTTGGATCGGACTTTAATTTCTTTTATAGGAATTTTTTAAGATGGCAAAAGAAAAGTTTGAACGCGTAAAACCGCACGTAAACGTTGGTACTATCGGCCACGTTGACCACGGTAAAACTACACTAACTGCAGCAATCACTAACGTACTTGCAAAAGTATACGGTGGTACTGCTAAAGATTTCGCATCAATCGATAACGCTCCAGAAGAGCGCG
This portion of the Pseudoalteromonas ulvae UL12 genome encodes:
- a CDS encoding GTP-binding protein yields the protein MAKEKFERVKPHVNVGTIGHVDHGKTTLTAAITNVLAKVYGGTAKDFASIDNAPEER